A region of Ornithodoros turicata isolate Travis chromosome 5, ASM3712646v1, whole genome shotgun sequence DNA encodes the following proteins:
- the LOC135394051 gene encoding sialin-like isoform X2, producing MSVGTEEPSDTLLSGKRRSWKDVVDGIQTRHVLALLGFLGFVNVYALRVNLSVALVAMVNHTAIKSNSSARLEEACTVNIKNITQEKLQDGPLEWDEYRQGIALGAFFYGYVLTQVPGGRLAERVGAKWLFGGGILVTALLTLLTPVAALSSFGAFVVLRVIMGLGEGVTFPAMHAMIARWLPKDERSLLSTIIYSGGLCGTVVAMPLSGILCASNFLGGWPAAFYVFGVIGILWFVLWALLVHNSPQEHPRISQEERIYIETNQGDEHKRETLAIPWRAVLTSLPFWALMLAHFGQNWGAYTLLTELPSYLKNIQHLPITMNGFLSATPYLLQAVVSWLAGYLADRVRRSGRFSVSVIRKFCNSIAFFGAAICLFAVSFVGCNAKLSVVLFTIAMGINGFSFSGYMVTHVDMSPDFAGTLMGMTNAFANLAGILAPLAVGSLTNSNETIGQWSKVFYLSSGTFIVSGAIFILFGSAELQPWGLYAHVRGTQFSGTPGTLGGGDISGATYQATDDASPESPKSTDAFPTEAY from the exons ATGTCCGTGGGCACTGAGGAACCGAGCGACACCTTACTGTCCGGAAAGCGCCGGTCATGGAAAG ACGTTGTGGATGGCATCCAGACGCGACACGTCTTGGCCCTTCTAGGGTTTCTTGGTTTCGTAAACGTGTATGCCCTGCGTGTCAACCTGAGCGTTGCATTGGTTGCCATGGTCAACCACACTGCCATCAAGTCAAACAGCTCGGCCAGGCTCGAAGAGGCCTGCACTGTCAACATAAAGAACATAACGCAGGAAAAGCTTCAA GATGGCCCTCTGGAGTGGGACGAATACAGACAGGGAATTGCCCTGGGCGCCTTCTTTTACGGCTACGTACTGACTCAGGTGCCCGGTGGACGCTTGGCGGAACGAGTGGGAGCCAAGTGGCTCTTTGGAGGAGGCATCCTCGTGACGGCTCTCCTTACCCTTCTCACCCCAGTGGCTGCTCTCAGTAGCTTTGGCGCCTTTGTGGTGCTCCGAGTCATTATGGGTCTTGGAGAG GGTGTAACATTCCCTGCCATGCACGCCATGATAGCCCGGTGGCTTCCCAAAGACGAACGCAGTCTCCTTTCGACAATCATTTACTCGGGTGGACTCTGCGGGACGGTGGTTGCTATGCCTCTGTCGGGCATCCTGTGTGCTTCCAACTTCTTGGGAGGCTGGCCCGCAGCATTCTATGTGTTTG GTGTCATAGGAATCTTATGGTTCGTGCTTTGGGCTCTCCTGGTGCACAACAGTCCCCAGGAACATCCCAGAATTAGCCAGGAGGAAAGAATCTACATCGAGACAAATCAGGGCGACGAGCATAAGCGAGAA ACACTTGCTATTCCCTGGAGAGCCGTTCTCACATCACTGCCGTTTTGGGCCCTGATGCTGGCCCACTTTGGTCAGAATTGGGGTGCCTACACCTTGCTCACGGAACTGCCCAGTTATCTCAAGAACATTCAACACTTGCCAATCACAATG AATGGCTTTTTGTCTGCCACTCCATACCTGTTGCAAGCCGTCGTGAGCTGGTTAGCGGGATACCTAGCCGATCGTGTACGTCGTAGCGGTCGATTTTCTGTCAGCGTTATACGCAAGTTTTGCAATTCAATTG CATTCTTTGGAGCAGCCATTTGCCTGTTTGCGGTTTCATTCGTTGGCTGCAATGCCAAGCTCAGCGTGGTGCTCTTCACCATTGCGATGGGCATCAATGGATTCTCCTTTTCTGGGTACATGGTCACCCACGTCGACATGTCACCAGATTTTGCTG GCACCCTGATGGGGATGACAAATGCATTTGCAAACCTGGCCGGAATACTAGCACCACTGGCAGTAGGGAGCCTGACCAATAGTAAC GAAACCATAGGACAGTGGAGCAAAGTATTCTACCTGTCGTCTGGAACTTTCATTGTCTCAGGCGCAATCTTCATCCTCTTCGGTTCGGCGGAGCTTCAGCCCTGGGGTTTGTATGCCCACGTTCGGGGCACCCAGTTCAGCGGGACCCCGGGCACCCTCGGCGGAGGGGACATTTCGGGGGCCACCTACCAGGCCACAGACGACGCCTCGCCCGAGAGTCCAAAATCCACCGATGCCTTCCCTACTGAGGCTTATTAA
- the LOC135394051 gene encoding sialin-like isoform X1, with amino-acid sequence MSMSTSHVTEPGRKSVSSSFSNMEILDPAKYVVDGIQTRHVLALLGFLGFVNVYALRVNLSVALVAMVNHTAIKSNSSARLEEACTVNIKNITQEKLQDGPLEWDEYRQGIALGAFFYGYVLTQVPGGRLAERVGAKWLFGGGILVTALLTLLTPVAALSSFGAFVVLRVIMGLGEGVTFPAMHAMIARWLPKDERSLLSTIIYSGGLCGTVVAMPLSGILCASNFLGGWPAAFYVFGVIGILWFVLWALLVHNSPQEHPRISQEERIYIETNQGDEHKRETLAIPWRAVLTSLPFWALMLAHFGQNWGAYTLLTELPSYLKNIQHLPITMNGFLSATPYLLQAVVSWLAGYLADRVRRSGRFSVSVIRKFCNSIAFFGAAICLFAVSFVGCNAKLSVVLFTIAMGINGFSFSGYMVTHVDMSPDFAGTLMGMTNAFANLAGILAPLAVGSLTNSNETIGQWSKVFYLSSGTFIVSGAIFILFGSAELQPWGLYAHVRGTQFSGTPGTLGGGDISGATYQATDDASPESPKSTDAFPTEAY; translated from the exons ATGAGCATGTCTACTTCTCATGTCACCGAGCCAGGAAGAAAAAGTGTTTCTTCGAGCTTCTCAAACATGGAAATCCTGGACCCTGCAAAAT ACGTTGTGGATGGCATCCAGACGCGACACGTCTTGGCCCTTCTAGGGTTTCTTGGTTTCGTAAACGTGTATGCCCTGCGTGTCAACCTGAGCGTTGCATTGGTTGCCATGGTCAACCACACTGCCATCAAGTCAAACAGCTCGGCCAGGCTCGAAGAGGCCTGCACTGTCAACATAAAGAACATAACGCAGGAAAAGCTTCAA GATGGCCCTCTGGAGTGGGACGAATACAGACAGGGAATTGCCCTGGGCGCCTTCTTTTACGGCTACGTACTGACTCAGGTGCCCGGTGGACGCTTGGCGGAACGAGTGGGAGCCAAGTGGCTCTTTGGAGGAGGCATCCTCGTGACGGCTCTCCTTACCCTTCTCACCCCAGTGGCTGCTCTCAGTAGCTTTGGCGCCTTTGTGGTGCTCCGAGTCATTATGGGTCTTGGAGAG GGTGTAACATTCCCTGCCATGCACGCCATGATAGCCCGGTGGCTTCCCAAAGACGAACGCAGTCTCCTTTCGACAATCATTTACTCGGGTGGACTCTGCGGGACGGTGGTTGCTATGCCTCTGTCGGGCATCCTGTGTGCTTCCAACTTCTTGGGAGGCTGGCCCGCAGCATTCTATGTGTTTG GTGTCATAGGAATCTTATGGTTCGTGCTTTGGGCTCTCCTGGTGCACAACAGTCCCCAGGAACATCCCAGAATTAGCCAGGAGGAAAGAATCTACATCGAGACAAATCAGGGCGACGAGCATAAGCGAGAA ACACTTGCTATTCCCTGGAGAGCCGTTCTCACATCACTGCCGTTTTGGGCCCTGATGCTGGCCCACTTTGGTCAGAATTGGGGTGCCTACACCTTGCTCACGGAACTGCCCAGTTATCTCAAGAACATTCAACACTTGCCAATCACAATG AATGGCTTTTTGTCTGCCACTCCATACCTGTTGCAAGCCGTCGTGAGCTGGTTAGCGGGATACCTAGCCGATCGTGTACGTCGTAGCGGTCGATTTTCTGTCAGCGTTATACGCAAGTTTTGCAATTCAATTG CATTCTTTGGAGCAGCCATTTGCCTGTTTGCGGTTTCATTCGTTGGCTGCAATGCCAAGCTCAGCGTGGTGCTCTTCACCATTGCGATGGGCATCAATGGATTCTCCTTTTCTGGGTACATGGTCACCCACGTCGACATGTCACCAGATTTTGCTG GCACCCTGATGGGGATGACAAATGCATTTGCAAACCTGGCCGGAATACTAGCACCACTGGCAGTAGGGAGCCTGACCAATAGTAAC GAAACCATAGGACAGTGGAGCAAAGTATTCTACCTGTCGTCTGGAACTTTCATTGTCTCAGGCGCAATCTTCATCCTCTTCGGTTCGGCGGAGCTTCAGCCCTGGGGTTTGTATGCCCACGTTCGGGGCACCCAGTTCAGCGGGACCCCGGGCACCCTCGGCGGAGGGGACATTTCGGGGGCCACCTACCAGGCCACAGACGACGCCTCGCCCGAGAGTCCAAAATCCACCGATGCCTTCCCTACTGAGGCTTATTAA